The following are from one region of the Actinoplanes sp. L3-i22 genome:
- a CDS encoding DUF4255 domain-containing protein, translated as MIDEVDAALLSLLNEDTLPGMDIQVAFEAPTKEWTARRTAPTVNLFLYDIQEDVTLRQQGSAAEYDDGGAVVAEHDAPRWFSLSYLVTAWTSRPQDEHRILSVLLAGLVRHDAVPPERLTGTLARMALPVSLTIAVPPMRDRGLADIWTALGGNLKPSLDLVVLAPLAGSRVRAAAAVTDGLRLRTRDADTGTNESRRLNQPELAAADGVRRMGVPRDRDLPGERRRRGSGPIGAR; from the coding sequence GTGATCGACGAGGTGGACGCGGCGCTGCTGTCGCTGCTCAACGAGGACACGCTGCCGGGCATGGACATCCAGGTGGCGTTCGAGGCGCCGACCAAGGAGTGGACCGCGCGGCGGACCGCCCCGACGGTGAACCTGTTCCTCTACGACATCCAGGAGGACGTGACGCTGCGGCAGCAGGGCTCGGCCGCCGAGTACGACGACGGCGGCGCGGTGGTGGCCGAGCATGACGCGCCGCGGTGGTTCTCGCTGTCGTACCTGGTCACCGCGTGGACCAGCCGCCCGCAGGACGAGCACCGGATCCTGTCGGTGCTGCTCGCCGGGCTGGTCCGGCACGACGCGGTCCCGCCCGAGCGGCTCACCGGCACGCTGGCCCGGATGGCCCTGCCGGTGTCGCTGACGATCGCGGTGCCGCCGATGCGGGACCGCGGCCTCGCGGACATCTGGACCGCGCTCGGCGGCAACCTGAAACCGTCGCTGGACCTGGTCGTGCTCGCCCCGCTGGCCGGCAGCCGGGTGCGCGCCGCGGCGGCGGTCACCGACGGGCTGCGGCTGCGGACCCGGGACGCGGACACCGGCACGAACGAGTCCCGGCGGCTCAACCAGCCCGAGCTGGCCGCAGCCGACGGGGTGCGCCGGATGGGCGTACCCCGGGATCGTGATCTTCCCGGCGAACGCCGGCGCCGCGGCTCCGGCCCGATCGGCGCACGGTGA
- a CDS encoding ATP-binding protein: MTGAEYLGARLALIEQRIHRAVALRQETDPEPGDPLRGLHLSAAAARRLLADPSAGPLPDLVDRDALAAAEDASDPAGPLRRLIDEFGLLPLDSEILLVAMLPDLDRRYEKLYGYLNDDVTRPRATIGLAIELSGVPPVLGAARARLTAGNPLVDGGLLLVEDPDRPFLTRTLRVPDRVLGHLLGDDRPDPRLARLLHPVPEPGWKPAGTTGLAAAIGAGHRLAYVHDPAAGAAEDLAVAALAAAGRTALRLDLDVLATDPAPAEAITSAVREARLAGAGLVAGPVDSARVGALRGLLDAAAPVVLTGRSRWDPLWAEQAPVLVAAPAVGAERLALWQASLGAAVADGVDVGRELAPYTLNAPQARRAATVATHLALLAGAERVGADHIRAGVRSQNAAGLELLARRVEPAVTWADLVVPDDVGGQLHDLAGRVRHRDRVLGDWRLRPGGGRGRGVAALFAGDSGTGKTMSAEVVAADLGLDLYVVDLSTVVDKYVGQTEKNLERIFTEAAGVNGVLLFDEADAIFGKRSEVSDAHDRYANMESAYLLQRMESFDGVAILTTNLRANLDEAFIRRLDVIVDFPVPDQALRGALWDHCLGADLPRADDLDLELCARVYELSGGAIRACAVTAGYLAAAAGGPVTMAQLVAAAEREYRKLGRLLPTSR, from the coding sequence GTGACCGGCGCGGAGTACCTGGGTGCCCGGCTCGCGCTGATCGAGCAGCGGATCCATCGGGCCGTCGCGCTCCGGCAGGAGACCGACCCGGAGCCCGGCGACCCGCTGCGCGGCCTGCACCTCTCCGCGGCCGCCGCCCGGCGGCTGCTGGCGGACCCGAGCGCCGGGCCACTGCCCGACCTGGTCGACCGGGACGCGCTGGCCGCCGCCGAGGACGCCAGTGACCCGGCCGGGCCGCTGCGCCGCCTGATCGACGAGTTCGGCCTGCTCCCGCTGGACTCGGAGATCCTGCTGGTGGCGATGCTGCCGGATCTCGACCGGCGGTACGAGAAGCTCTACGGCTACCTGAACGACGACGTCACCCGGCCCCGGGCCACCATCGGCCTGGCCATCGAGCTGTCCGGGGTGCCGCCGGTGCTGGGCGCCGCCCGCGCCCGGCTGACCGCCGGCAACCCGCTGGTCGACGGCGGCCTGCTGCTCGTCGAGGACCCCGACCGCCCGTTCCTGACCCGCACCCTGCGGGTCCCGGACCGGGTGCTCGGGCATCTGCTCGGCGACGACCGGCCCGACCCGCGCCTGGCCCGGCTGCTGCACCCGGTGCCCGAGCCGGGCTGGAAGCCGGCCGGCACGACCGGGCTGGCCGCCGCGATCGGCGCCGGGCACCGGCTGGCCTACGTGCACGACCCGGCCGCCGGCGCGGCCGAGGACCTGGCCGTCGCGGCGCTGGCCGCGGCCGGTCGCACCGCCCTCCGGTTGGACCTGGACGTGCTGGCCACCGACCCGGCGCCGGCCGAGGCGATCACCAGCGCGGTCCGCGAGGCGCGGCTGGCCGGGGCCGGACTGGTCGCCGGGCCGGTCGACTCGGCCCGGGTCGGTGCGCTGCGGGGACTGTTGGACGCCGCGGCGCCGGTGGTCCTGACCGGGCGGTCGCGGTGGGATCCACTCTGGGCCGAGCAGGCCCCGGTGCTGGTGGCCGCGCCGGCGGTGGGCGCCGAGCGGCTGGCTCTCTGGCAGGCCTCGCTCGGCGCGGCGGTGGCGGACGGGGTGGACGTGGGGCGGGAGTTGGCGCCGTACACGCTGAATGCGCCGCAGGCGCGCCGGGCCGCGACCGTCGCCACCCACCTCGCCCTGCTGGCCGGCGCGGAGCGGGTCGGCGCCGATCACATCCGGGCCGGGGTCCGCAGTCAGAACGCGGCCGGCCTGGAACTGCTGGCCCGCCGCGTCGAACCGGCCGTCACCTGGGCCGACCTGGTGGTGCCGGACGACGTCGGGGGGCAACTGCATGACCTGGCCGGCCGGGTCCGGCACCGGGACCGGGTGCTGGGCGACTGGCGGCTGCGCCCGGGCGGCGGCCGGGGACGCGGCGTGGCCGCGCTCTTCGCCGGCGACTCCGGCACCGGCAAGACGATGTCCGCCGAGGTGGTCGCCGCCGACCTGGGCCTCGACCTGTACGTCGTCGACCTCTCCACGGTGGTCGACAAGTACGTCGGCCAGACCGAGAAGAACCTGGAGCGCATCTTCACCGAGGCGGCCGGGGTCAACGGGGTGCTGCTCTTCGACGAGGCGGACGCGATCTTCGGCAAGCGCTCCGAGGTCAGCGACGCGCACGACCGCTACGCGAACATGGAGAGCGCCTACCTGCTGCAGCGGATGGAGTCGTTCGACGGCGTGGCGATCCTGACCACGAACCTGCGGGCGAACCTGGACGAGGCGTTCATCCGGCGGCTCGACGTGATCGTCGACTTCCCGGTGCCGGACCAGGCGCTGCGGGGTGCGCTGTGGGACCACTGCCTGGGCGCCGACCTGCCCCGCGCGGACGACCTCGACCTGGAGCTCTGCGCCCGGGTCTACGAGCTGTCCGGCGGCGCGATCCGGGCCTGCGCGGTCACCGCCGGCTACCTCGCCGCGGCGGCCGGCGGCCCGGTGACGATGGCCCAGCTGGTGGCTGCGGCCGAGCGCGAATACCGCAAACTGGGCCGGTTGCTGCCTACATCCCGGTGA
- a CDS encoding phage tail sheath subtilisin-like domain-containing protein: MPTYLSPGVYVEEAPSGSRPIEGVGTAVTAFVGFAEKGPFHAPTLVTNWSQYVQVFGGMVEGTYLANSVYGYFANGGGVAYIVRVGAPATGAPASNGQKALPNGAPAQVGTFRAAALPGGGEVTVEIADPEGEGAGGDDQFRLIVLQNGQQAEVFQGSFRRRGDNNVVTQVREHSKLIVLEEAAAANSLARPANQTVTLPAPAPGASVVPSGVSVDEFAGDVDTRSGLGGLEAIDEVTMVVAPDLMAAYQQGSLSLEEVKAAQLALISHCEQMGDRLAILDTPPDLSAQQVRVWRQETAGYDSKFAALYYPWVKVFDPAGGRNVMMPPSGHVAGLWSRSDNERGVHKAPANEVLRGVVELQNNITKGEQDLLNPIGVNCIRAFPGRGVRVWGARTLSSDPAWRYINVRRLFNYIEESILLGTQWIVFEPNDQRLWGTIRRNITAFLTEEWRRGALFGATAAESFYVKCDTETNPPEVIDRGQVVCEIGICPVKPAEFVIFRLSQFSDSTSLVNE; the protein is encoded by the coding sequence ATGCCGACGTACCTGTCTCCCGGCGTCTACGTGGAGGAGGCGCCGAGCGGTTCGCGCCCCATCGAGGGTGTCGGCACCGCCGTGACGGCGTTCGTGGGGTTCGCTGAGAAGGGCCCGTTCCACGCGCCGACACTGGTCACCAACTGGAGCCAGTACGTCCAGGTCTTCGGTGGCATGGTCGAGGGCACCTACCTGGCGAACTCGGTGTACGGCTACTTCGCGAACGGTGGCGGTGTCGCGTACATCGTCCGGGTCGGCGCCCCGGCCACCGGCGCCCCGGCGAGCAACGGCCAGAAGGCTCTGCCCAACGGCGCCCCGGCCCAGGTCGGCACGTTCCGGGCGGCCGCGCTGCCCGGCGGCGGTGAGGTCACCGTCGAGATCGCCGACCCCGAGGGCGAGGGCGCCGGCGGCGACGACCAGTTCCGGCTGATCGTGCTGCAGAACGGCCAGCAGGCCGAGGTGTTCCAGGGCTCGTTCCGCCGCCGCGGCGACAACAACGTGGTCACCCAGGTCCGCGAGCACTCCAAGCTGATCGTGCTGGAGGAGGCGGCCGCGGCGAACTCGCTGGCCCGCCCCGCGAACCAGACCGTCACGCTGCCGGCCCCCGCGCCGGGCGCGTCCGTGGTCCCGTCCGGTGTCTCGGTCGACGAGTTCGCCGGTGACGTCGACACCCGGTCCGGCCTGGGCGGTCTCGAGGCGATCGACGAGGTCACCATGGTGGTCGCGCCCGACCTGATGGCGGCGTACCAGCAGGGCTCGTTGAGCCTCGAAGAGGTCAAGGCCGCGCAGCTCGCGCTGATCTCGCACTGCGAGCAGATGGGTGACCGGCTGGCCATCCTGGACACTCCGCCGGACCTCAGCGCCCAGCAGGTGCGCGTCTGGCGGCAGGAGACCGCGGGCTACGACTCGAAGTTCGCCGCGCTCTACTACCCGTGGGTCAAGGTCTTCGACCCGGCCGGCGGCCGCAACGTGATGATGCCGCCCAGCGGTCACGTCGCCGGTCTCTGGTCGCGCAGCGACAACGAGCGCGGCGTGCACAAGGCGCCCGCCAACGAGGTGCTGCGCGGCGTCGTCGAGCTGCAGAACAACATCACCAAGGGCGAGCAGGACCTGCTCAACCCGATCGGCGTGAACTGCATCCGGGCGTTCCCGGGTCGCGGCGTGCGCGTCTGGGGCGCCCGCACCCTCTCCTCCGACCCGGCCTGGCGCTACATCAACGTGCGCCGCCTCTTCAACTACATCGAGGAGTCGATCCTCCTCGGCACCCAGTGGATCGTCTTCGAGCCGAACGACCAGCGGCTCTGGGGCACCATCCGGCGCAACATCACCGCGTTCCTGACCGAGGAGTGGCGCCGCGGCGCGCTGTTCGGAGCCACCGCGGCCGAGTCGTTCTACGTCAAGTGCGACACCGAGACGAACCCGCCCGAGGTCATCGACCGGGGTCAGGTCGTGTGCGAGATCGGCATCTGCCCGGTCAAGCCGGCCGAGTTCGTGATCTTCCGGCTCTCGCAGTTCTCCGACAGCACCAGCCTGGTCAACGAGTAG
- a CDS encoding phage tail protein: protein MAGGDTLIVHSFSVELGGIQVEYVQEVSGLTFELDAIEVQQVTPTGELVIRKIPGARKGGECTITRGLDKSSAFTDWIKKTFLNGAIDDARKHISIIINDSQRNEGRRFELTNAWVNKWEGPSLKAGDSTAATEKVTVVYEDISTS, encoded by the coding sequence ATGGCCGGTGGCGACACCCTTATCGTCCACAGCTTCTCGGTGGAGCTCGGTGGCATCCAGGTGGAGTACGTGCAGGAGGTCAGCGGGCTGACCTTCGAGCTCGACGCGATCGAGGTCCAGCAGGTGACCCCGACCGGCGAGCTGGTCATCCGCAAGATCCCGGGCGCGCGCAAGGGCGGCGAGTGCACCATCACCCGCGGCCTCGACAAGAGCAGCGCGTTCACCGACTGGATCAAGAAGACGTTCCTGAACGGCGCGATCGACGACGCCCGTAAGCACATCAGCATCATCATCAACGACTCGCAGCGCAACGAGGGCCGGCGCTTCGAGCTGACCAACGCGTGGGTCAACAAGTGGGAGGGCCCGAGCCTCAAGGCCGGCGACTCGACCGCCGCCACCGAGAAGGTCACCGTGGTCTACGAGGACATCAGCACGTCATGA
- a CDS encoding DUF6760 family protein, producing MTYGTDRLHEEVAYVAYHFHWPRAEILDLTHADRLQYVSEIARINTRMNEVR from the coding sequence GTGACGTACGGGACCGACCGGCTCCACGAGGAGGTCGCGTACGTCGCCTACCACTTCCACTGGCCGCGCGCGGAGATCCTCGACCTCACCCACGCCGACCGCTTGCAGTACGTGTCGGAGATCGCGCGCATCAACACCAGGATGAACGAGGTTCGGTAA
- a CDS encoding phage tail protein, with translation MSGDPGTSVHFRLRIDSIDLGEWNTCDGLGIQVEMEQHQEGGNNDFVWQLPSRLVYTNVTLTRPLTADTAKVFKYLSKLPQRVRRGTAEIAALKPDRSLLVQWGLADVVLVSWSGPGFDPSRSEVASESIELAYHGFTEVG, from the coding sequence ATGAGTGGCGATCCGGGTACCAGCGTCCACTTCCGGCTGCGCATCGACAGCATCGACCTCGGCGAGTGGAACACCTGTGACGGCCTGGGCATCCAGGTCGAGATGGAGCAGCACCAGGAGGGCGGCAACAACGACTTCGTCTGGCAGCTGCCGTCGCGCCTGGTCTACACGAACGTGACGCTGACCCGGCCGCTCACCGCCGACACCGCCAAGGTTTTCAAGTATCTGTCGAAGCTGCCGCAGCGGGTGCGCCGTGGCACCGCGGAGATCGCCGCGCTGAAGCCGGACCGGTCGCTGCTGGTCCAGTGGGGGCTGGCGGACGTGGTGCTGGTGAGCTGGTCCGGGCCGGGCTTCGACCCGAGCCGGTCCGAGGTGGCGTCGGAGAGCATCGAGCTGGCCTATCACGGCTTCACCGAGGTGGGCTGA
- a CDS encoding LysM peptidoglycan-binding domain-containing protein, translated as MARTGKVAAGLQLYQPPPAGGDQPGGPLGGPIKFMFNPNELALSKSANWIPHVARAAEDVGVAEFSGSGPRTLNLSVFLDATDTHDRSVQERVEKLLTCCVPTKASIAAKAPSPPWVKFTWGQFQTVSFYSYVSQIDANYKLFDPDGTPLRATCTLTLTEISGSTPGQNPTSGTLTAQRVHRLVAGDTLEMLAYREYGDPTIWRVIAEANDIDDPVRLRPGRQLLLPAVEG; from the coding sequence ATGGCCAGGACCGGGAAGGTGGCCGCCGGCCTCCAGCTCTACCAGCCGCCGCCGGCCGGCGGGGACCAGCCGGGCGGGCCGCTCGGCGGGCCGATCAAGTTCATGTTCAACCCGAACGAGCTGGCGCTCTCCAAGTCGGCGAACTGGATTCCGCACGTGGCGCGGGCGGCCGAGGACGTCGGCGTGGCCGAGTTCAGCGGCTCCGGCCCCCGTACCCTCAATCTCTCGGTTTTCCTGGATGCCACCGACACCCACGACCGGTCCGTGCAGGAACGCGTGGAGAAGCTGCTGACCTGCTGCGTTCCGACGAAGGCGAGCATCGCGGCGAAGGCGCCGTCGCCGCCGTGGGTGAAGTTCACCTGGGGGCAGTTCCAGACCGTCTCGTTCTATTCCTACGTCAGCCAGATCGACGCGAACTACAAGCTCTTCGACCCCGACGGTACGCCGTTGCGCGCCACCTGCACGTTGACGCTGACCGAGATCAGCGGCTCGACCCCGGGCCAGAACCCGACGTCCGGCACGCTCACCGCGCAGCGGGTGCACCGCCTGGTCGCCGGGGACACGCTGGAGATGCTGGCGTACCGGGAGTACGGCGACCCGACGATCTGGCGGGTGATCGCCGAGGCGAACGACATCGACGACCCGGTGCGGCTGCGCCCCGGCCGGCAGCTGCTGCTCCCGGCCGTGGAGGGCTGA
- a CDS encoding VgrG-related protein, which yields MGVGTDHVNNLQLGLPGQLPRKWERRLVSASVEDSSNLAAVAELRFRDEHGVFYSENGIAIGTKVTLRVRRGRTASVLLFKGEVVTLESQHDGHGTFSVIRALDLSHRLMRGQRVRSFVKQTPSVIAKRLAGAAGLPIGKIDSFTRSYEMITQPNVSDWEFLKMLAVDNEAEVAVIDGKFYFRTSERASTAPGTGLTAEQSPKVIEAGNNVLAVRSTVTSVGQVPNVTVRGWDPARKRSIKTELQVTDSTELDIKTTPRKAIQPFGSGGAGLNVTDVPYETEAETRVVARAVAADVTAALAEVEVGVRGRPELRAGVPMTLKKIGPEFDGKYTITASRHVFAPGSVYETWVTVSGRQDRSVFGLAGGAGAPARPVRVPGLAIGIVTDTKADARRRNQGLVRLRFPWLTDDTEYQTDWVRTVQLGGVAGGGVVSPDINDEVLVGFEQGLLDRPYVIGGLYNGKDSPSPHQSDLIDGTTGKVNRRSFASRAGDRMELLDSRLNPQGIRLATAKDKLVVFLDRGNKKIVVHADGKIEIDATGSIEVRGNGITLDAGRGDLTLKGRRVEVAGALEADIHAPIVKLN from the coding sequence GTGGGGGTCGGCACCGATCACGTCAACAATCTGCAGCTGGGCCTGCCCGGTCAGCTGCCGCGCAAGTGGGAGCGGCGGCTGGTCTCCGCGTCCGTCGAGGACAGCAGCAACCTGGCCGCGGTGGCCGAGTTGCGGTTCCGGGACGAGCACGGGGTCTTCTACTCGGAGAACGGCATCGCGATCGGGACGAAGGTGACGCTGCGGGTGCGGCGCGGCCGGACCGCCTCGGTCCTGCTCTTCAAGGGTGAGGTGGTCACCCTGGAGTCCCAGCACGACGGGCACGGCACGTTCTCGGTGATCCGCGCGCTGGACCTGTCGCACCGGCTGATGCGCGGGCAGCGGGTGCGCAGTTTCGTCAAGCAGACCCCGTCGGTGATCGCGAAGCGGCTGGCCGGCGCCGCGGGCCTGCCGATCGGCAAGATCGACTCGTTCACCCGGTCGTACGAGATGATCACCCAGCCGAACGTCAGCGACTGGGAGTTCCTCAAGATGCTGGCGGTCGACAACGAGGCCGAGGTCGCGGTGATCGACGGCAAGTTCTACTTCCGGACCAGCGAGCGGGCGTCGACCGCGCCGGGGACCGGGCTGACCGCCGAGCAGAGTCCGAAAGTGATCGAGGCCGGCAACAACGTGCTGGCGGTGCGCTCCACGGTCACCTCGGTCGGCCAGGTGCCGAACGTGACGGTCCGTGGCTGGGATCCCGCCCGCAAGCGGTCGATCAAGACGGAACTGCAGGTCACCGACAGCACCGAGCTGGACATCAAGACCACGCCGCGGAAGGCGATCCAGCCGTTCGGCAGTGGCGGCGCCGGGCTCAACGTGACCGACGTGCCATACGAGACCGAGGCCGAGACCCGCGTGGTGGCCCGGGCCGTGGCGGCCGACGTGACCGCCGCGCTCGCCGAGGTCGAGGTGGGCGTGCGCGGCCGGCCCGAGCTGCGCGCCGGCGTGCCGATGACGCTCAAGAAGATCGGCCCGGAGTTCGACGGCAAGTACACGATCACGGCGAGCCGGCACGTCTTCGCGCCCGGCTCGGTCTACGAGACCTGGGTGACCGTCAGCGGCCGGCAGGACCGGTCGGTGTTCGGCCTGGCCGGGGGCGCCGGTGCGCCTGCCCGGCCGGTCCGGGTGCCGGGCCTGGCGATCGGCATCGTCACCGACACCAAGGCCGACGCCCGCCGCCGGAACCAGGGCCTGGTGCGCCTGCGCTTCCCCTGGCTCACCGACGACACCGAATACCAGACCGATTGGGTACGGACGGTGCAGCTCGGCGGCGTGGCCGGCGGCGGTGTGGTCAGCCCGGACATCAACGACGAGGTGCTGGTCGGGTTCGAGCAGGGGCTGCTGGACCGGCCGTACGTCATCGGTGGTCTCTACAACGGCAAGGACAGTCCCTCGCCGCACCAGTCGGACCTGATCGACGGCACCACCGGCAAGGTCAACCGGCGCTCGTTCGCGAGCCGGGCCGGCGACCGGATGGAGCTGCTCGACTCGCGGCTCAACCCGCAGGGCATCCGGCTGGCCACCGCCAAGGACAAGCTCGTCGTCTTCCTGGACCGCGGCAACAAGAAGATCGTGGTGCACGCCGACGGCAAGATCGAGATCGATGCGACCGGCTCGATCGAGGTCCGCGGCAACGGCATCACCCTCGACGCCGGCCGTGGTGACCTGACCCTCAAGGGCCGTCGCGTCGAGGTGGCCGGCGCCCTGGAGGCGGACATCCACGCGCCCATCGTGAAGCTGAACTGA
- a CDS encoding PAAR domain-containing protein → MPHLPAARIGDPISDLAAPMVPGPPTGVLGMPGTPPLMGVPTVLIGGKPAAVVGTVGVCTPHYQLLVTNVVRPATPPRVGGQVLIGGFPAARQFDQVVCNARIVAGAPNVLIGG, encoded by the coding sequence ATGCCGCATCTTCCCGCCGCCCGGATCGGCGACCCGATCAGCGACCTGGCCGCCCCGATGGTGCCCGGCCCGCCCACCGGCGTCCTCGGCATGCCGGGCACACCCCCGCTGATGGGCGTGCCGACCGTGCTGATCGGCGGCAAGCCGGCCGCCGTGGTCGGCACCGTCGGCGTCTGCACCCCGCACTACCAGCTGCTGGTGACCAACGTCGTCCGCCCGGCCACCCCGCCCCGGGTCGGCGGCCAGGTGCTGATCGGCGGCTTTCCCGCGGCCCGGCAGTTCGACCAGGTCGTGTGCAACGCCCGGATCGTCGCCGGCGCCCCGAACGTCCTGATCGGAGGCTGA
- a CDS encoding GPW/gp25 family protein: protein MAEQFIGNGWAFPLRVDSTGGIALVSREREIAEAIRLILATAPGERPMRPEFGCGVHDYVFAPADENTAGRIAFEVRRALDRWEPRIDVADVVVGFDDEDAGVLYIDVRYTIRGTNDPRNLVFPFYVIPSHDDPAEESAA, encoded by the coding sequence GTGGCCGAGCAGTTCATCGGCAACGGCTGGGCGTTCCCGCTGCGGGTCGACTCGACCGGCGGGATCGCCCTGGTCAGCCGGGAGCGGGAGATCGCCGAGGCGATCCGGCTGATCCTGGCCACCGCGCCCGGCGAGCGCCCGATGCGGCCCGAGTTCGGCTGCGGCGTGCACGACTACGTGTTCGCGCCGGCCGACGAGAACACCGCCGGGCGGATCGCCTTCGAGGTGCGCCGCGCGCTGGACCGCTGGGAGCCGCGGATCGACGTCGCCGACGTGGTGGTCGGCTTCGACGACGAGGACGCCGGCGTGCTCTACATCGACGTGCGCTACACGATCCGCGGCACCAACGACCCGCGCAACCTGGTCTTCCCGTTCTACGTCATCCCGTCGCACGACGACCCGGCCGAAGAGAGCGCCGCCTGA
- a CDS encoding putative baseplate assembly protein, translated as MPLPAPNLDDRRFQQLVDEAKRFIQQRAPEWSDHNVSDPGVTLIEAFAHMVDQLLYRLNRVPDKNYLAFLDLIGVRLFPPAAARGGVTFWLSGPQEQLVVIPAGAEVATERTATEDAVVFTTVADLAIVPSRLTRLRRHPAAGPPVDLLDGVVDGRDMPVFQTTPAVGDSLLVGLSAAVPSCAVLLELDSRVEGVGVDPRQPPLVWEAWTGETWTTCDVERDDTGGLNRPGDVILHVPAGHAASVQAGQSAAWLRCRLVEPAPGQPFYAQPPTVRAVTASTIGGTVPAMHAEAVLDEMAGDSEGVPGQRFAVARPPIVADGEPIVVETSDGDAWVAWSEVDSFAGSEPFDRHVTIDRTSGEIGFGPAVRQADGTLRQFGAVPTVGARVRIRKYRTGGGRSGNVARRALSVLRTSIPYVSVVENRGPALGGVDGETVGEARLRGPVQLRAQDRAVTAADYELLARQAAPAAARVRCLPAGDGSDAGGVRLLVVPAAVPDETGRLPFEDLVPDDTMLATIAADLEARRPIGARLVVEPPFYQGVTVVARLRPRADASAVRLRAQAEEALYRYLDPVHGGPDGQGWPFGRPVHSGEVFGVLQRLPGVEVVEEVRMFPADPLTGRRGDEITRIELDRHALVFSHQHQIRVEER; from the coding sequence ATGCCGCTGCCCGCACCGAACCTGGACGACCGGCGCTTCCAGCAGCTCGTCGACGAGGCCAAACGATTCATCCAGCAGCGCGCCCCGGAGTGGAGCGACCACAACGTCTCCGACCCGGGCGTGACGCTGATCGAGGCGTTCGCGCACATGGTCGACCAGCTGCTCTACCGGCTCAACCGGGTGCCGGACAAGAACTACCTGGCCTTCCTCGACCTGATCGGGGTGCGGCTGTTCCCGCCGGCCGCGGCCCGGGGCGGCGTCACGTTCTGGCTCTCCGGCCCGCAGGAGCAGCTCGTCGTGATCCCGGCCGGCGCCGAGGTGGCCACCGAGCGCACCGCCACCGAGGACGCGGTCGTCTTCACCACCGTGGCCGACCTGGCGATCGTGCCCAGCCGGCTCACCCGGCTGCGCCGGCACCCGGCCGCCGGCCCGCCGGTCGACCTGCTCGACGGGGTCGTCGACGGCCGGGACATGCCGGTCTTCCAGACGACGCCCGCGGTCGGCGACAGCCTGCTCGTCGGGCTCTCCGCGGCCGTGCCGTCCTGCGCGGTGCTGCTCGAACTGGACAGCCGGGTCGAGGGCGTCGGCGTCGACCCGCGGCAGCCGCCGCTGGTCTGGGAGGCGTGGACCGGCGAGACCTGGACCACGTGCGACGTCGAGCGGGACGACACCGGCGGGCTGAACCGGCCCGGCGACGTGATCCTGCACGTGCCGGCCGGGCACGCGGCGTCGGTGCAGGCCGGGCAGTCCGCTGCGTGGCTGCGGTGCCGGCTCGTGGAGCCGGCGCCGGGGCAGCCGTTCTACGCCCAGCCGCCGACCGTGCGCGCGGTCACCGCGTCCACCATCGGCGGGACGGTGCCGGCGATGCACGCCGAAGCCGTGCTCGACGAGATGGCCGGGGACTCCGAGGGCGTGCCCGGGCAGCGGTTCGCCGTCGCCCGGCCGCCGATCGTCGCGGACGGCGAGCCGATCGTGGTCGAGACCTCGGACGGCGACGCCTGGGTCGCCTGGAGCGAGGTGGACAGCTTCGCCGGGTCGGAGCCGTTCGACCGGCACGTGACCATCGACCGGACCAGCGGGGAGATCGGCTTCGGACCGGCGGTCCGGCAGGCGGACGGCACGCTGCGGCAGTTCGGCGCGGTGCCGACGGTCGGCGCACGGGTGCGGATCCGGAAATACCGCACGGGAGGCGGCCGGTCCGGCAATGTGGCGCGGCGGGCCTTGTCGGTGCTTCGGACCTCGATTCCGTACGTCAGTGTGGTGGAGAACCGTGGGCCGGCGTTGGGCGGCGTCGACGGGGAGACCGTGGGCGAGGCTCGACTGCGCGGGCCGGTGCAGTTGCGGGCGCAGGACCGGGCGGTGACCGCGGCCGACTACGAGCTGCTCGCCCGGCAGGCCGCGCCGGCCGCGGCCCGGGTCCGGTGCCTGCCCGCCGGGGACGGCAGCGACGCCGGCGGGGTGCGGCTGCTCGTCGTGCCGGCCGCGGTGCCGGACGAGACCGGGCGGCTCCCGTTCGAGGACCTGGTGCCCGACGACACCATGCTGGCCACCATCGCCGCGGACCTGGAGGCGCGCCGGCCGATCGGGGCGCGACTGGTCGTGGAACCGCCGTTCTACCAGGGGGTCACCGTGGTGGCGCGGTTGCGGCCGCGGGCGGATGCGTCCGCCGTGCGTCTTCGGGCGCAGGCCGAGGAGGCGCTCTACCGCTATCTCGACCCGGTGCACGGCGGGCCGGACGGGCAGGGGTGGCCGTTCGGACGGCCGGTGCACTCCGGCGAGGTGTTCGGGGTGCTGCAGCGGCTGCCCGGGGTCGAGGTGGTGGAGGAGGTCCGGATGTTCCCGGCCGATCCGCTGACCGGGCGCCGCGGGGACGAGATCACCCGGATCGAGCTGGACCGGCATGCGCTGGTCTTCTCCCACCAGCACCAGATCCGGGTGGAGGAGCGATGA